One genomic segment of Buchnera aphidicola (Anoecia oenotherae) includes these proteins:
- the ptsI gene encoding phosphoenolpyruvate-protein phosphotransferase PtsI produces the protein MISGILASPGIAFGEALLINEDKFFINKEKIASENILLEINKFFNARKKTSIQLKKIKNKIVKNIGKEKEDIFESHLMLLEDPELEKDIIFLIKEKLYSSDAAVFFVIEEQIKRLKIIKDNYLRNRAIDVKDIGNRLIKNLLEIEYVDLHSVDKEVILISKEITPSETAQIDLKKVLGFITDLGGANSHSSILARALEIPAIVGTVNITKKVKSGDFIILDCINNEVLINPSNIIIEDKKKIKKSYLNKKKLLNKFKNIKSITRDGKRIKIGANINNIDDIDLVKKNGAECIGLYRTEFLFMGRSSLPSEEEQMLAYKLAIEKMNGKSIIIRTMDIGGDKDIPYMNLPKEENPFLGWRAIRIGIDRKDILRTQLRAIFRASNFGKVRIMFPMIISLEEVMILKSEVEYIKLQLADEKKAFDPAIQLGIMIETPAAALISRFLAKEVDFFSIGTNDLTQYTLAVDRGNELISHLYNPLSLSVLKLIKKVVDSAHAEGKWISVCGELAGDVKAAKLLIGMGVDELSMSSPFIPKIKKMILNSSFKDLKKMAITALSIPTLKDLLDLIQ, from the coding sequence ATGATTTCAGGTATCTTAGCTTCACCAGGTATTGCTTTTGGAGAAGCATTATTAATTAATGAAGATAAATTTTTTATAAATAAAGAAAAAATTGCTTCTGAAAATATTTTATTAGAAATTAATAAGTTTTTTAATGCTCGTAAAAAAACATCTATTCAGCTAAAAAAAATAAAAAATAAAATAGTTAAAAATATAGGAAAAGAAAAAGAAGATATTTTTGAAAGTCATTTAATGTTATTAGAAGATCCAGAGTTAGAAAAAGATATTATATTTTTAATTAAAGAAAAACTCTATTCGTCAGATGCTGCTGTTTTTTTTGTTATAGAAGAACAAATAAAAAGATTAAAAATTATAAAAGATAATTATTTAAGAAATAGAGCCATTGATGTCAAAGATATTGGTAATAGACTGATTAAAAATTTATTAGAGATAGAATATGTTGATCTACATAGTGTTGATAAAGAAGTTATTTTAATTTCTAAAGAAATAACGCCTTCAGAAACAGCACAAATAGATTTAAAAAAAGTGTTGGGATTTATTACAGATTTAGGTGGAGCTAATTCGCATAGTTCTATCCTCGCTAGAGCTCTAGAAATTCCAGCTATTGTAGGAACTGTGAACATAACAAAAAAAGTTAAATCGGGTGATTTTATAATATTAGATTGTATAAATAATGAAGTTTTAATAAATCCATCTAATATAATTATTGAAGATAAAAAAAAGATAAAAAAAAGTTATTTAAATAAAAAAAAATTATTAAATAAATTTAAAAATATTAAATCTATAACTAGAGATGGAAAAAGAATAAAAATTGGTGCAAATATTAATAACATAGATGATATTGATTTAGTAAAAAAAAATGGAGCAGAGTGTATAGGATTATATAGAACTGAATTTTTGTTTATGGGTAGAAGTTCTTTGCCTTCTGAAGAAGAACAGATGCTAGCATATAAATTAGCAATAGAAAAAATGAATGGAAAATCTATAATAATACGAACCATGGATATAGGTGGAGATAAAGATATTCCATATATGAATCTTCCTAAAGAAGAAAATCCTTTTTTAGGATGGAGAGCTATTCGTATAGGCATTGATAGAAAAGATATTTTGCGCACTCAATTGAGGGCTATTTTTCGTGCTTCTAATTTTGGAAAAGTACGTATTATGTTTCCAATGATTATTTCGTTAGAAGAAGTAATGATATTAAAATCCGAAGTAGAATATATAAAGTTACAACTTGCTGATGAAAAAAAAGCCTTTGATCCTGCAATACAATTAGGAATAATGATAGAAACTCCTGCTGCTGCTTTAATATCTAGGTTTTTAGCTAAAGAAGTAGATTTTTTTAGTATTGGCACAAATGATTTAACGCAATATACTTTAGCTGTTGATAGAGGAAACGAGTTAATTTCTCATTTGTATAATCCGCTTAGTTTGTCGGTTTTAAAATTAATTAAAAAAGTAGTAGATTCAGCTCATGCAGAGGGTAAATGGATTAGTGTTTGTGGAGAATTAGCAGGAGATGTAAAAGCTGCTAAGCTTCTTATAGGTATGGGGGTTGATGAGTTGAGTATGAGTTCTCCGTTTATTCCTAAAATAAAAAAAATGATCTTAAATAGTTCATTTAAAGATTTAAAAAAAATGGCTATTACAGCTTTGTCAATTCCTACTTTAAAAGATTTGTTAGATTTGATACAGTAA
- a CDS encoding HPr family phosphocarrier protein — MFKEEVKIMNVNGLHVRPAARLVKCANAFISDIFISLDGKSVNAKSLFRLQTLSLTYGSVITITAKGKDSKEAVKKIKKLIEEL; from the coding sequence ATGTTTAAAGAAGAAGTGAAAATTATGAATGTAAATGGATTGCATGTTAGACCAGCAGCTAGACTTGTAAAATGTGCTAATGCATTTATTTCAGACATTTTTATTAGTTTAGATGGAAAGAGCGTTAATGCTAAGAGTTTATTTAGATTGCAAACTTTATCTTTGACATATGGTAGTGTTATAACTATTACTGCAAAAGGAAAAGATAGTAAAGAAGCTGTAAAAAAAATTAAAAAATTAATAGAAGAGTTATAG
- the ligA gene encoding NAD-dependent DNA ligase LigA — translation MQNLQKKLNYYSYKYYTLQNPIISDQKFDYLMLILKKLEKKHKYLIHSNSPTQKVGSNLLQSLKSIPHITPMLSIKNIFKLKDLLNFEKKIKHKLSLKKNINFCCELKMDGLAVSILYKKGIFIQATTRGDGVNGENVTKNARTICNLPIKLNNNNIPDKLEVRGEVVILKKDFDILNNNLYDQKKKPFSNARNAASGSLRIKNYSKTNKRKLMFFAYYCNLFNFEKKYNSQFQRLKQLKNWGFSINENYILLNKVNKIYKFYNAIFSKKNNLNVEIDGIVVKVDNIKYQKKIGNTITYPRWAIAFKFCSQKYITKIISISFQVGRTGIITPVAHFTPVKITGTVVTKASLYNKNTLLKLNISRGDLVEIKKAGEVIPKIVNIIHQSHKTTKKICFPKVCPSCSSDIIENKSNKISKCTGTLICSSQKQKTLEYFVSKSGLNILGLGPSIIKKLIDNNLINNISDFFSLTQESLLKISGIEKKSAKNIINNIAKSKQISLYTFICSLGILKIGRSSALKISSFFSSLHKIKHASMQEFLQIKNIGKKTAKHIFYFFKNNKNLISKLEKILQIKNNVLKLKKFKINFFKNKHIVFTGSLKTMNRQIAIKNVISFGCKKVNNYISKKTNLLICGEKGGRKIKKAELLKIKILKEIKFLSICKKYSKTKQ, via the coding sequence ATTCAAAATCTTCAAAAAAAATTAAATTATTACTCCTATAAATACTATACCCTACAAAATCCAATTATTAGTGATCAAAAATTTGACTATTTAATGTTAATTTTAAAGAAATTAGAAAAAAAACATAAATACTTAATACACTCTAATTCTCCAACGCAAAAAGTAGGATCTAATTTACTTCAATCGTTAAAATCAATACCTCATATCACACCAATGTTATCTATCAAGAACATATTTAAATTAAAAGATTTATTAAATTTTGAAAAAAAAATAAAACATAAACTTTCCCTCAAAAAAAATATTAATTTTTGCTGTGAATTAAAAATGGATGGACTTGCTGTTAGCATTTTATACAAAAAAGGTATCTTTATTCAAGCAACTACAAGAGGTGATGGTGTAAATGGAGAAAACGTAACTAAAAATGCACGTACTATCTGTAACCTACCTATAAAATTGAATAACAATAATATCCCAGATAAACTAGAAGTACGAGGAGAAGTGGTAATTTTAAAAAAAGATTTTGATATATTAAATAATAATTTATACGATCAGAAAAAAAAACCATTTTCTAATGCAAGAAATGCTGCTTCTGGTTCTCTTAGAATAAAAAATTATTCTAAGACTAATAAAAGAAAACTTATGTTTTTTGCATATTATTGTAATCTTTTTAATTTTGAAAAAAAATATAACAGCCAATTTCAACGATTAAAACAACTTAAAAATTGGGGTTTTAGTATAAATGAAAACTATATTTTACTTAATAAAGTAAATAAAATTTATAAATTTTACAATGCTATTTTTAGTAAAAAAAATAATTTAAACGTAGAAATTGATGGAATAGTAGTTAAAGTAGACAATATTAAATATCAAAAAAAAATAGGAAATACTATAACATATCCCCGTTGGGCAATTGCTTTTAAATTTTGCTCTCAAAAATATATCACTAAAATTATATCTATTTCTTTTCAAGTCGGAAGAACTGGAATTATCACACCAGTCGCTCATTTTACTCCAGTAAAAATAACAGGAACTGTTGTAACTAAAGCTTCTTTATACAACAAGAATACATTGCTAAAACTAAATATTTCTAGAGGAGACCTTGTAGAAATAAAAAAAGCAGGAGAAGTAATACCTAAAATAGTAAATATAATACATCAATCTCATAAAACAACTAAAAAAATATGTTTTCCAAAAGTTTGCCCATCATGTTCTTCTGATATTATAGAAAATAAAAGCAATAAAATATCCAAATGCACAGGAACATTAATTTGTTCTTCTCAAAAACAAAAAACATTAGAATATTTCGTTTCTAAATCCGGACTAAATATTCTTGGATTAGGACCTTCTATCATAAAAAAACTTATTGATAATAATTTAATTAACAATATAAGTGATTTTTTTTCTTTAACGCAAGAAAGTCTTCTTAAAATATCTGGAATAGAAAAAAAATCTGCAAAAAATATAATTAATAACATTGCAAAATCAAAACAAATATCACTATATACGTTTATTTGTTCTTTAGGAATACTAAAAATAGGTAGGTCTTCTGCTTTAAAAATATCTTCTTTTTTTTCGTCACTGCATAAAATAAAACATGCTTCAATGCAAGAATTTCTTCAAATAAAAAACATTGGAAAAAAAACAGCAAAACATATATTTTATTTTTTTAAAAATAATAAAAACTTAATTTCTAAATTAGAAAAAATTTTACAAATAAAAAATAATGTGCTTAAACTTAAAAAATTTAAAATCAATTTTTTTAAAAATAAACATATAGTTTTTACTGGATCTTTAAAAACAATGAACCGTCAAATAGCTATTAAAAATGTTATATCTTTTGGATGTAAAAAAGTAAACAACTACATTTCAAAAAAAACAAATTTATTAATATGTGGAGAAAAAGGTGGAAGAAAGATAAAAAAAGCAGAATTATTAAAAATAAAAATTTTAAAAGAAATAAAATTTCTATCAATTTGTAAAAAATATTCTAAAACAAAACAATAA
- the gltX gene encoding glutamate--tRNA ligase — MIIKTRFAPSPTGFLHFGNIRTALFSWLFSQHHKGLFVLRIEDTDYSRSSITYSKEIEKILKWLNITWDEGPYYQSNKIKYYQSIIKNMINKKLAYKCYCSKELLMHKKKQKILKKETPHYDRTCRYIDSNVVINKPYTVRFRNPLTGSVSFYDEIRGKIEFQNNVLDDVIIQRSDGIPTYNFCVVIDDKDTHITHVIRGEEHLNNTPYQINILKSMKLNIPKYAHLSMIIDENGKKISKRNNNFSILHYYKQGFLPEAILNYVIRLGWSHGDKEIFSIQEMKDLFSLNKINKSSSIFQLDKLLWMNKYYINNTSQQIIKTQFQLYLKQESVKIYNETVLDNIIELLKPRCNTIQQMVKLSSYFFQDIKFNTIKHCQEIKNKKIINILKIIIKNLCSLNAWSCKNIMISIKTSSIQTNYSIKNIYILLRIILTGKNHSPNISSIIKIFGKKLTILKILKTINNVKKQ, encoded by the coding sequence ATGATAATAAAAACTCGATTTGCTCCAAGTCCAACAGGATTTCTACATTTTGGAAATATTAGAACAGCTTTATTTTCTTGGCTTTTTTCGCAACATCATAAAGGACTTTTCGTTCTGAGAATCGAAGATACTGATTACTCTAGATCTTCTATAACATATTCTAAAGAAATTGAAAAAATCTTAAAATGGTTAAATATCACATGGGATGAAGGACCTTATTACCAAAGCAATAAAATAAAATATTACCAGTCTATAATTAAAAATATGATAAATAAAAAACTTGCATATAAATGTTATTGTTCAAAAGAGCTATTGATGCATAAAAAAAAACAAAAAATATTAAAAAAAGAAACACCTCATTACGATAGAACCTGTCGTTATATAGACTCTAACGTCGTTATAAACAAACCATATACAGTACGTTTTCGAAATCCATTAACAGGATCAGTATCTTTTTATGATGAAATTCGTGGAAAAATAGAATTTCAAAACAACGTTTTAGATGATGTAATTATACAGCGTAGCGATGGAATTCCTACATATAATTTTTGTGTTGTTATAGATGATAAAGACACACATATTACACATGTAATAAGAGGAGAAGAACATCTAAACAATACTCCTTATCAAATTAATATTCTTAAATCTATGAAACTAAATATTCCAAAATACGCACATCTATCTATGATAATAGATGAAAATGGAAAGAAAATTTCCAAAAGGAATAATAATTTCAGCATTTTACATTATTATAAACAAGGATTTCTTCCAGAAGCTATATTGAACTATGTAATTAGATTGGGATGGTCTCATGGAGATAAAGAAATTTTTTCTATACAAGAAATGAAAGATTTATTTTCTTTAAATAAAATAAACAAATCTTCTAGTATATTCCAATTAGATAAACTGTTATGGATGAATAAATACTATATTAATAATACATCTCAACAAATAATAAAAACACAATTTCAACTTTATTTAAAACAAGAAAGTGTGAAAATATATAATGAAACTGTATTAGACAATATAATTGAATTACTAAAACCTAGATGTAACACCATTCAACAAATGGTGAAATTATCTTCCTATTTTTTTCAAGATATAAAATTTAATACCATTAAGCATTGTCAAGAAATAAAAAATAAAAAAATAATAAATATATTAAAAATAATTATAAAAAATTTATGTTCTTTAAATGCATGGTCCTGTAAGAATATTATGATTTCAATTAAAACATCTTCTATACAAACAAACTACTCTATAAAAAATATATATATATTACTTAGAATTATACTTACTGGAAAAAATCATTCTCCTAACATTAGTTCTATAATAAAAATTTTTGGAAAAAAATTAACTATTTTAAAAATATTAAAAACAATTAATAATGTTAAAAAACAATAA
- a CDS encoding flagellar hook-basal body complex protein FliE, which translates to MDITKIKNINKSNFQHKIKNKNIVPTNEVFKNYLKNYTSNFLDECDDKKIDNVTNKENKTNIKNNSFTNELLDLEKYSLGLKTLVSIKNKIISAYKEIMGMQM; encoded by the coding sequence ATGGATATAACAAAAATTAAAAACATTAATAAAAGTAATTTTCAACACAAAATAAAAAATAAAAATATTGTTCCAACAAATGAAGTATTTAAAAATTATCTAAAAAATTATACATCAAATTTTTTAGATGAATGTGATGATAAAAAAATTGATAATGTTACAAATAAAGAAAATAAAACAAATATAAAAAACAATAGTTTTACTAACGAATTATTAGATTTAGAAAAATATTCTCTAGGATTAAAAACTTTAGTTTCTATAAAAAATAAAATTATTTCTGCTTATAAAGAAATAATGGGTATGCAAATGTAG
- the fliF gene encoding flagellar basal-body MS-ring/collar protein FliF, translating into MNVNKDNKKNAETKKKPNTFFSFFKINSWKISILFIMFISMFIFNNTWKKNYKFYPLYHFLPVSEENKVIKELDNLKIPYKIDEKSNEKILVPEDKLYTTRALLSSHGLPGKNQSGYEILDNNQFYNSPFRENINYSRSIEGELSTTISYFKGINYSRVHVIIPQNSFLIQDNQKPSVSVFLFLDSKNAINKNDVLSIVNLLLTSIKNLDQHHITIVDQWKRSLYHLDTMNNHDFNSKITVSDYIKSTEEILKKKIKNILSPIYGSDNIQAEVTANININQKKISKNTLCQSQLNNKTKNDNNLFLKKTSVKNSINKLVSINLKNNCHNKNYTLKNKQKKNKQQSKNNKIYTSSEKKLKQNNNSALNNLSSLKYIKSLSKNNIGNISKYSVSVIINYKKNEKGIFSPLNKLEIKKIKNIVRGIIGYSKNRGDTVNIENILFSKKNELKFVPKITSDNEHIYFLNLNYKIVSFILTFCFILSVIVIILQIRKIKNLIKKNLYYKNNVYNSSVKNNHERNEKYEKKETITQSYQNKNSNAEDKIKIISSHNPSTIAKIIKKWIKENYDKS; encoded by the coding sequence ATGAATGTAAATAAAGACAATAAAAAAAATGCTGAAACTAAAAAAAAACCAAATACTTTTTTTTCATTTTTTAAAATAAATAGCTGGAAGATAAGTATATTATTTATAATGTTTATATCTATGTTTATATTTAACAATACTTGGAAAAAAAATTATAAATTTTATCCTTTATATCATTTTTTACCTGTTTCAGAAGAAAATAAAGTTATTAAAGAACTCGATAATCTTAAAATACCGTATAAAATTGATGAAAAGTCTAATGAAAAAATCTTAGTTCCAGAAGATAAATTATATACAACAAGAGCATTACTTTCTTCTCATGGATTACCTGGAAAAAATCAAAGTGGATATGAAATTCTAGACAATAATCAGTTTTATAATAGTCCTTTTAGAGAAAACATTAACTATTCTCGATCTATAGAAGGAGAACTATCTACTACTATTAGTTACTTCAAAGGAATAAATTATTCTCGAGTTCATGTAATTATACCTCAAAATTCTTTTTTAATCCAAGATAATCAAAAACCTTCTGTTTCTGTTTTTTTATTTTTAGACTCTAAAAATGCTATTAATAAAAACGATGTTCTATCTATTGTTAATTTATTGCTAACTAGTATAAAAAATCTAGACCAACACCATATCACAATAGTTGACCAATGGAAAAGATCTTTATATCATTTAGATACCATGAATAATCATGACTTTAATTCAAAAATTACTGTTTCTGACTATATAAAATCTACCGAAGAAATATTGAAAAAAAAAATTAAAAATATTTTATCTCCCATATATGGCAGTGACAACATACAAGCAGAAGTAACAGCGAATATAAATATAAATCAAAAAAAAATATCTAAAAATACACTTTGTCAATCTCAACTAAACAATAAAACAAAAAATGACAATAATTTATTTTTAAAAAAAACCTCCGTTAAAAATTCTATAAATAAACTAGTATCTATTAATTTAAAAAATAACTGCCATAATAAAAACTATACTCTTAAAAATAAACAAAAAAAAAACAAACAACAATCCAAAAATAACAAAATATATACTTCTTCTGAAAAAAAATTAAAACAAAATAATAATAGTGCTCTAAATAATTTATCTTCTTTAAAATATATAAAATCATTATCTAAAAATAATATAGGTAACATATCTAAATATTCTGTTTCTGTAATTATTAATTATAAAAAAAATGAAAAAGGAATTTTTTCTCCATTAAATAAACTAGAAATAAAAAAAATAAAAAATATTGTACGCGGAATAATAGGATATTCAAAAAATAGAGGAGATACTGTTAACATTGAAAACATATTATTTTCTAAAAAAAATGAGTTAAAGTTTGTTCCAAAAATAACTTCAGATAATGAACATATATATTTTTTAAACTTAAATTATAAAATAGTTTCATTTATTTTAACATTTTGTTTTATCTTATCTGTAATTGTTATTATTCTTCAAATAAGAAAAATTAAAAATTTGATAAAAAAAAATTTATACTATAAAAATAATGTTTATAATTCTTCTGTAAAAAATAATCATGAAAGAAACGAAAAATATGAAAAAAAAGAAACAATAACTCAATCTTATCAAAATAAAAATTCTAATGCTGAAGATAAAATAAAAATTATTTCTTCTCATAATCCTAGTACTATAGCTAAAATTATAAAAAAATGGATAAAAGAAAATTATGATAAATCTTAA
- a CDS encoding FliG C-terminal domain-containing protein, which yields MINLNGKQKSAYLLLQLDINTSSKVLKYFNKQEIEEIVFHMSHIKKVDTIHLNNIINEYFTIFNKIHSKQKNVNIKVFNILKETIGIDDTNLLLDKLKLKKKYFNSRENTINELTPKNIFLILKKENIEIIAIILINLKTKLASEVLSIIKDEAQQADIILYIASYNSIPELSKPIFSQLIRELFNDKNLNLDKIGGIKRAANILQIIKSEKKENITKNMIKKNAILTHNIINQMFLFEDIINVKDEYINKLLKLISIKTLSIALYNSEISIKKKFLKNLSKDETKEIKNYFSKKKSLSLTQIKQAQKKILYYLVKII from the coding sequence ATGATAAATCTTAACGGAAAACAAAAAAGTGCATATTTATTATTACAATTAGATATTAATACTAGTTCAAAAGTATTAAAGTACTTTAATAAACAAGAAATAGAAGAAATTGTTTTCCATATGTCTCATATAAAAAAAGTTGATACAATCCATTTAAATAATATCATTAACGAATATTTTACTATATTTAATAAAATTCACTCTAAACAAAAAAATGTTAACATTAAAGTATTTAACATATTAAAAGAAACAATAGGTATAGATGATACTAATCTATTATTAGACAAACTAAAATTAAAAAAAAAGTATTTTAATTCTCGAGAAAATACGATAAATGAATTAACACCTAAAAATATTTTTCTAATTTTAAAAAAAGAAAATATTGAAATTATTGCGATAATATTAATCAATTTAAAAACAAAATTAGCTTCTGAGGTGTTATCTATAATAAAAGATGAAGCACAACAAGCTGATATCATTTTATATATAGCATCATATAATAGTATACCTGAATTATCAAAACCTATATTTTCTCAATTAATTCGTGAATTGTTTAACGACAAAAATTTAAACCTAGATAAAATAGGAGGAATTAAAAGAGCAGCTAATATTTTACAAATAATAAAATCTGAAAAAAAAGAAAATATCACAAAAAACATGATAAAAAAAAATGCCATCCTAACTCATAATATTATAAATCAAATGTTTTTATTTGAAGATATTATTAATGTAAAAGATGAATATATTAATAAATTATTAAAACTAATTTCTATTAAAACCTTATCTATTGCTTTATATAATTCTGAAATTTCTATCAAAAAAAAATTCTTAAAAAATTTATCTAAAGATGAAACTAAAGAAATAAAAAATTATTTTAGCAAAAAAAAATCTTTATCATTAACGCAAATAAAACAAGCACAAAAAAAAATATTATATTATCTAGTAAAAATTATTTAA
- a CDS encoding FliH/SctL family protein: MKQSKSKQWKIWKPKKIEQNNDFYINKKTQNLSSLNLLKNSKINSTKIEYSKNKKIQLNENNEIYKLGFENGKKKGFKIAYETEKKLFKKKQKINEEKINSLLNNLKLSFKMLDNQVTSKLLNIIINISVKILGKKPVLDTSYLFKKIQKLVNQELQEYKNLQFYVHENDFKFIKEKFENTINKNGWKILKNKHLSPGECQITSNTGDFYISANKSWKTLYQKILTEDQE, from the coding sequence TTGAAACAATCTAAATCAAAACAATGGAAAATATGGAAACCTAAAAAAATAGAACAAAATAACGATTTTTATATAAATAAAAAAACTCAAAATCTATCTTCATTAAATCTACTTAAAAATTCTAAAATAAACTCAACAAAAATTGAATATTCGAAAAATAAAAAAATACAACTCAATGAAAATAATGAAATATATAAGTTAGGTTTTGAAAATGGAAAAAAAAAAGGATTTAAAATAGCTTATGAAACTGAAAAAAAATTATTTAAAAAAAAACAAAAAATTAATGAAGAAAAAATAAATTCATTACTTAATAATCTAAAATTATCTTTTAAAATGCTAGACAATCAGGTTACTTCTAAATTATTAAATATAATAATAAATATTTCAGTTAAAATACTTGGAAAAAAACCTGTATTAGATACATCATACTTATTTAAAAAAATTCAAAAACTTGTTAATCAAGAATTACAAGAATATAAAAATCTTCAATTTTATGTACATGAAAACGATTTTAAATTCATTAAAGAAAAATTTGAAAATACTATAAATAAAAATGGATGGAAAATTTTAAAAAATAAACATCTTTCTCCTGGAGAATGTCAAATTACTTCTAATACTGGAGATTTTTATATTTCCGCTAATAAATCGTGGAAAACTTTATATCAGAAGATATTAACTGAGGATCAAGAATGA
- a CDS encoding FliI/YscN family ATPase: protein MNLLLNKWVKNFSNLNSSINSLPDFFVYGKLVGSIGLVLEATGLSLPVGSVCSISNTIHSKTILAEGEIIGFKKNVTFIMLYKETEGLTPGSKIFLKNVFNNTQKKLPISFELLGRVLDGSGNPLDNKPKLNTKYSTSLMTEPINPLERYPIKKILDVGVRSINTLLTIGRGQRIGLFSSSGLGKSMLIGMIAKHAKADIVIVSLIGERGREIKEFINKILGKNYLSRSVVIASPSDTSPLLRIQGAVYATRIAEYFRDKNKHVLLIMDSLTRYAMAYREVALSIGELPTTKGYPSSTYSKISTLIEKAGNNKMKNGSITAFYTLLTEIEESSDPIADLVKSILDGHIILSQKYAESGCYPAIDIERSISRVMPDLVDEETYRLSCYFKQIVAAYYKNKDLINIGAYVKGNDHILDMSIKLWPKIESFLRQNIHVNENYNDSLKLLRNILK from the coding sequence ATGAATTTACTTTTAAATAAATGGGTTAAAAATTTTTCTAATCTTAATTCTTCAATTAATTCATTACCTGATTTTTTTGTATATGGTAAACTTGTTGGATCCATAGGACTAGTTTTAGAAGCTACTGGTTTATCTTTACCTGTAGGATCCGTCTGTTCTATTTCAAATACAATACATTCTAAAACTATTTTAGCAGAAGGAGAAATAATCGGATTTAAAAAAAACGTCACTTTTATTATGTTATATAAAGAAACAGAAGGTTTAACCCCTGGTTCTAAAATATTTTTAAAAAACGTATTTAATAATACTCAAAAAAAATTACCTATTAGTTTTGAACTATTAGGAAGAGTATTGGATGGATCCGGTAATCCGTTAGATAACAAACCAAAATTAAATACTAAATATTCTACATCACTAATGACAGAACCTATCAATCCATTAGAACGATATCCTATTAAAAAAATTTTAGATGTAGGAGTTCGATCTATTAATACATTACTTACAATTGGAAGAGGTCAAAGAATTGGATTGTTTTCTAGTTCTGGATTAGGAAAAAGTATGCTCATTGGAATGATAGCTAAACATGCAAAAGCTGATATAGTAATTGTAAGTTTAATTGGAGAAAGAGGAAGAGAAATCAAAGAATTTATAAATAAAATATTAGGAAAAAATTATTTATCTCGTTCAGTAGTCATTGCATCTCCCTCAGACACGTCTCCTTTACTACGTATTCAAGGTGCTGTATATGCAACAAGAATTGCAGAATATTTTAGAGATAAGAATAAACATGTTCTACTTATTATGGATTCCTTAACCCGATATGCTATGGCTTATCGAGAAGTAGCCTTATCTATAGGTGAATTACCTACAACGAAAGGATATCCTTCTTCTACTTATTCGAAAATTTCGACTTTAATCGAAAAAGCAGGAAATAATAAAATGAAAAATGGTTCTATTACAGCTTTTTATACTTTATTAACAGAAATAGAAGAATCGTCAGATCCAATAGCAGATTTAGTAAAATCTATACTAGATGGACACATTATACTTTCTCAAAAATATGCAGAATCAGGATGTTATCCAGCTATTGATATAGAACGGTCTATCAGTCGAGTTATGCCAGACTTAGTGGACGAAGAAACTTACCGATTATCTTGTTATTTTAAACAAATAGTAGCTGCTTATTATAAAAACAAAGATTTAATTAATATAGGTGCTTATGTTAAAGGAAATGATCATATATTAGATATGTCAATAAAATTATGGCCAAAAATAGAAAGCTTTTTACGACAAAACATTCATGTTAACGAAAATTACAATGATTCATTAAAATTACTACGAAATATATTAAAATAA